One genomic segment of Mytilus galloprovincialis chromosome 5, xbMytGall1.hap1.1, whole genome shotgun sequence includes these proteins:
- the LOC143074556 gene encoding potassium voltage-gated channel protein Shaw-like, with protein MDNIITLNIGGTTFLTSMSTLKKYPETRLGRLSTSSPEYVLEKHFYFFDRSPDLFSRILDFYRNDEMHLQANCCSQLIQKELDYWEIQYSDIPQCCRSTILKKETDLKTFQKLKISTEIPLAFDGVTKCGNGLQRKIWLFVNEPLSSTPAKVKTHLESILFEFITASVKSQYTVML; from the coding sequence ATGGATAACATAATAACACTAAATATTGGTGGAACTACGTTTTTGACCAGTATGTCAACTCTGAAAAAGTACCCCGAAACACGTCTTGGAAGATTAAGTACTTCATCTCCGGAATATGTtcttgaaaaacatttttattttttcgacCGTagtccggatttgttttctcgtattttagatttttatagaAACGATGAGATGCATTTGCAAGCCAACTGCTGCAGTCAGTTAATACAGAAAGAGTTAGATTACTGGGAGATTCAATACAGCGATATTCCACAATGCTGTCGATCAACAATACTAAAGAAAGAAACCGATTTAAAGACAtttcaaaaactgaaaatatCAACAGAAATTCCTTTAGCTTTCGATGGAGTTACTAAATGTGGAAATGGATTACAGCGGAAGATATGGTTATTTGTTAATGAACCATTGTCATCGACACCAGCCAAGGTTAAGACACATCTTGAAAGTATACTATTCGAATTCATTACAGCTTCGGTCAAATCACAATACACAGTCATGCTATAA